Proteins encoded in a region of the Halarcobacter mediterraneus genome:
- a CDS encoding efflux RND transporter periplasmic adaptor subunit, which produces MKKSLKLLIPFIIIILTILIVYIIFTNPPKARTQTPKNSKVEVEIQKLKYKNFLVKLDSFGTAQAETQSTLSSQVSGKIIYVNENFKNGGFFKNKELLVQIEDTDYKADVKIAQAELLLAKQALLEEEAKAKQAKEDWEKFNINEEPNSLVLRIPQLESAKANVIAAQANLEKAKLNLQRTKILAPYKGRVIEKNISIAQVIANNEQIGTIFSNSAIEIRLPIKNKDLKLIDINKNNKVVFISETSKEQYNGKIVRSESTIDSNTKQLYLIAKIKDNNEKIKIGEYLSAKIEAKELKNVIIIPNDSIYQSSYVYLEKNGMLLRKDIEILWQDDKNSLIQKGLKQGDHLVLTTLGQVSSGTKVKVLNQKGEK; this is translated from the coding sequence ATGAAAAAATCTTTAAAACTATTAATACCCTTTATTATAATTATATTAACAATTCTTATAGTATATATAATATTTACAAATCCACCAAAAGCAAGAACCCAAACTCCTAAAAATTCAAAAGTAGAAGTTGAAATACAAAAACTTAAGTACAAAAACTTTCTAGTTAAACTTGATAGTTTTGGAACAGCACAAGCTGAAACACAAAGTACTTTAAGTTCGCAAGTTTCAGGTAAAATTATTTATGTAAATGAAAATTTTAAAAATGGAGGTTTCTTTAAAAATAAAGAACTTTTAGTTCAAATTGAAGATACTGATTATAAAGCAGATGTAAAAATAGCACAGGCTGAACTTTTATTAGCTAAACAAGCTTTATTGGAAGAAGAAGCAAAAGCTAAACAAGCAAAAGAAGATTGGGAAAAATTTAATATAAATGAAGAACCAAATAGTTTAGTATTAAGAATTCCTCAACTTGAATCAGCAAAAGCAAATGTAATTGCAGCACAAGCTAATTTAGAAAAAGCAAAACTAAATTTACAAAGAACTAAAATTCTTGCTCCTTATAAAGGAAGAGTTATTGAAAAAAATATTTCAATCGCTCAAGTAATAGCAAATAATGAACAAATAGGAACTATCTTTTCAAATTCTGCCATAGAAATTAGACTACCAATAAAAAATAAAGATTTAAAATTGATAGATATTAATAAAAATAATAAAGTAGTTTTTATATCTGAAACTTCGAAAGAACAATACAATGGAAAAATTGTAAGAAGTGAAAGTACAATAGATTCAAATACTAAACAATTATATTTAATAGCTAAAATAAAAGATAATAATGAAAAAATAAAAATTGGAGAATATCTATCAGCAAAAATTGAAGCAAAAGAACTAAAAAATGTAATTATTATTCCTAATGATTCTATTTATCAAAGTTCTTATGTATATTTAGAAAAAAATGGTATGTTACTTAGAAAAGATATTGAAATACTTTGGCAAGATGATAAAAATAGTTTGATTCAAAAAGGTTTAAAACAAGGAGATCATCTAGTTTTAACCACCTTAGGACAAGTTAGTTCAGGAACAAAAGTAAAAGTACTAAATCAAAAAGGCGAAAAATAA
- a CDS encoding histidine kinase dimerization/phosphoacceptor domain -containing protein, with amino-acid sequence MKRILKLFSINQYSFSTKVILSFLIFLLVFMLIRTFLSVPKIEKRALDNEIEYITKSLMLLQEKIKIIGKSLKMQRELEIELSKTKIENEIKELALQKNISSDKVINFFKNSEFLKRCSYKLSSNDLNIKEIKKDDFFSFNNNKLLNKWQKKEVYINSLKDYRVKPYYFFNYKIKNILLSIACSTRDLNPGHMPFEISLKEHIHVDLIIDSELSNTKTTFVWINPNLDKNDNSIFYEEDKEKRKEKYNVSMLSNIRNISTGNLTTKEVFEVSKSNKPISHKLNLKDVLTWIINLSGNPKRPFFIIYTIDKQEIEKKNKAKLLFLLPESLIAIGISFILLILLFRRILKNIDTLTKTALLVNQGKKNIRSSVRGDDDIGVLGKSFDSMLDFFENSIETLDKKVEEKTKEISKSLEEKEILLKEIHHRVKNNLALTISLIELQEEDVDDKRVKKVLVDIKERIYTMELLHRKLYESTNLNDIPFRKYVIDLVKTISRSYDIENRVLIDIKVDDIDLNIETAMPYGIILNELVTNAFKYGFKGQENEKLKIRLTKEENILNLVVKDNGKGLDKEFSQVSETTLGLKLINTIVSHQLFGTVSYQYKNGAEFIITGKIKKYN; translated from the coding sequence TTGAAAAGAATTCTTAAACTTTTTAGTATAAATCAGTATTCATTTTCGACAAAAGTAATTTTATCTTTTTTGATATTTTTATTAGTATTTATGTTGATTAGAACCTTTCTATCAGTTCCTAAAATTGAGAAAAGAGCTTTAGATAATGAGATAGAATACATCACAAAATCATTAATGCTTTTACAAGAAAAAATCAAGATAATTGGTAAATCTTTAAAAATGCAAAGAGAACTTGAAATAGAGTTATCTAAAACAAAAATTGAAAATGAAATAAAAGAGTTAGCTTTACAAAAAAATATTTCAAGTGATAAAGTTATTAACTTTTTTAAAAATTCTGAATTTTTAAAACGGTGTTCATATAAACTATCTTCAAATGACTTGAATATAAAAGAAATAAAAAAAGATGATTTTTTTTCTTTTAATAACAATAAGCTTTTAAACAAATGGCAAAAAAAAGAAGTTTATATAAATAGTTTAAAAGATTATAGAGTTAAGCCCTATTATTTTTTTAATTATAAAATAAAAAATATATTATTAAGTATAGCCTGTAGTACAAGGGATTTAAATCCAGGGCATATGCCTTTTGAAATAAGTTTAAAAGAACATATTCATGTAGATTTAATTATTGATTCAGAACTTTCTAATACAAAAACTACTTTTGTTTGGATAAATCCCAATTTAGATAAAAATGATAATTCAATTTTTTACGAAGAAGACAAAGAAAAAAGAAAAGAAAAATATAATGTTAGTATGCTATCAAATATAAGAAATATTTCTACAGGAAACTTGACTACAAAAGAAGTATTTGAGGTTTCAAAAAGTAATAAACCTATATCTCACAAATTGAATTTAAAAGATGTTTTAACTTGGATAATTAATTTAAGTGGAAATCCTAAAAGACCTTTTTTTATAATATATACTATTGATAAGCAAGAGATTGAAAAGAAGAATAAAGCAAAATTATTGTTTTTACTTCCTGAATCTTTAATAGCTATTGGGATTAGTTTTATTCTTTTAATACTACTTTTTAGAAGAATTTTAAAGAATATCGATACTTTAACAAAAACAGCACTTTTAGTGAATCAAGGAAAAAAGAATATAAGAAGTAGTGTTCGAGGAGATGATGATATTGGAGTATTAGGAAAATCTTTTGACTCCATGCTTGACTTTTTTGAAAATAGTATCGAGACCTTAGATAAAAAAGTTGAAGAAAAAACGAAAGAAATTTCAAAATCTTTAGAAGAAAAAGAGATTTTATTAAAAGAGATACACCATAGAGTAAAGAATAATTTAGCACTAACAATCAGCTTAATTGAACTTCAAGAAGAAGATGTAGATGATAAAAGAGTAAAAAAGGTTTTAGTAGATATTAAAGAAAGAATATATACTATGGAACTTCTTCATAGAAAATTGTATGAATCTACAAATTTAAATGACATACCATTTAGAAAATATGTAATAGATTTAGTTAAAACTATTTCAAGAAGTTATGATATTGAAAATAGAGTTTTAATAGATATTAAAGTTGATGATATTGATTTAAATATTGAGACAGCTATGCCTTATGGAATAATTTTAAATGAACTTGTTACAAATGCTTTTAAATATGGATTTAAAGGTCAAGAAAATGAAAAATTGAAAATTAGGTTAACAAAAGAAGAAAATATTTTAAATCTTGTCGTTAAAGATAATGGAAAAGGTTTGGACAAAGAGTTTTCACAAGTATCTGAAACAACTTTAGGATTAAAACTTATTAATACTATTGTAAGTCACCAATTATTTGGAACAGTATCTTATCAATATAAAAATGGTGCAGAATTTATAATAACAGGAAAAATAAAAAAATATAATTAA
- a CDS encoding response regulator gives MSNNLIANKTFDVLIVEDEPILAMAMEVKLKKMGLGVSGIASTPDNAILHVQNNYPDIAIVDINLNASKTGIDVANYIWKNFQIPIIFLTSYYNDKILNEAMDAEPYAYLIKPCREEELKVAINTAMHKHQFFFKNKKLFHKKKDKFLYLSESIVYNKTTCELFVNEKMIKLTKNEKKLFEILTNEPGKVMSFTSIFNFIWREDVYDLAKLRSLIYRLKNKIGINPFENLYEEGYRIVIFEKNS, from the coding sequence TTGTCAAATAATTTAATTGCTAATAAAACATTTGATGTACTTATTGTAGAAGATGAACCTATTTTAGCTATGGCTATGGAAGTTAAACTAAAAAAAATGGGTTTAGGTGTAAGTGGTATTGCTTCAACACCAGATAATGCTATACTTCATGTTCAAAACAATTATCCAGATATTGCAATTGTTGATATAAATTTAAATGCTTCAAAAACAGGAATTGACGTAGCAAATTACATTTGGAAAAATTTTCAAATACCAATTATATTTTTAACTTCATATTATAATGATAAAATTCTAAATGAAGCTATGGATGCTGAACCTTATGCATATTTAATCAAACCTTGCAGAGAAGAAGAACTAAAAGTAGCAATAAATACAGCTATGCACAAACATCAGTTCTTTTTTAAAAATAAGAAACTTTTTCATAAGAAAAAAGATAAGTTTTTGTATCTTTCTGAAAGTATAGTGTATAACAAAACAACTTGTGAACTTTTTGTTAATGAAAAAATGATTAAATTAACAAAAAATGAAAAAAAACTATTTGAAATTTTAACAAATGAACCTGGAAAAGTCATGAGTTTTACTTCTATTTTTAATTTTATTTGGAGAGAAGATGTTTATGATTTAGCAAAATTAAGGTCTCTTATTTATAGACTTAAAAATAAAATTGGAATAAATCCCTTTGAAAACTTATATGAAGAAGGATATAGGATAGTAATTTTTGAAAAGAATTCTTAA
- a CDS encoding GNAT family N-acyltransferase — MIDVQKEIAKKFPNINKNPNFLRKSLINIAKKVVHENSINEFLTKHSHLKGFEFVDAVLDYFNFDYTVSSNDIQNIPSSGKVVIIANHPLGGLDALSLLKLVSTVRTDVKIVANDFLVGIEALKSLFIPIDNYKMRQSKKDIQAVYEALNNEEAIIIFPAGEVSRASAKGIKDPVWNKGFLNFALNTNAPILPIFIGGKNSKTFYTMSVINKTFSTLLLSHEMFKKKATNINIKIGEIIPNENIKPKGLEKKYLVNLYKKHLYALKKGKKSFFETQKAIAHPQKRDDLIKELKKSKLIGETKDGKKIFLYDYEEDSIVLKELGRLRELSFRKVGEGINKKRDTDKYDIYYQHIILWDENDLEIVGSYRIGNGKFINEHLGVKGFYSNSLFKYKNSFTPYLNDSIELGRSFVQPKYWGTRALDYLWYGIGAYLKNHPEIKYMFGPVSISGSFPSAAKDLIIFYYSHYFSSKEQMIEAKIPYQYSSHIQDLKEIFNSNDKKEDFKTLKSTLNNINTAVPTLFKQYADICEEGGVKFLSFNVDPNFSNCVDGFILVDVNKIKNSARKRYIDKD; from the coding sequence ATGATAGATGTTCAAAAAGAGATAGCAAAGAAGTTTCCAAATATAAATAAAAACCCAAATTTCTTAAGAAAATCTTTAATTAACATTGCTAAAAAAGTAGTACATGAAAACTCAATAAATGAGTTTTTAACAAAACATTCTCACTTAAAAGGTTTTGAATTTGTTGATGCAGTATTAGATTATTTTAATTTTGACTATACAGTATCAAGTAATGATATTCAGAATATTCCTAGTTCAGGAAAAGTAGTGATTATTGCAAATCATCCTTTAGGTGGATTAGATGCACTTTCTTTATTAAAGTTAGTATCAACAGTAAGAACTGATGTAAAAATTGTTGCAAATGATTTTCTAGTTGGTATTGAAGCCTTAAAATCTTTATTTATCCCTATAGATAATTATAAAATGAGACAATCAAAGAAAGATATTCAAGCAGTTTATGAAGCCTTAAACAATGAAGAAGCAATTATTATTTTCCCAGCAGGAGAAGTAAGCCGAGCGAGTGCAAAAGGAATTAAAGATCCAGTATGGAATAAAGGATTTTTAAATTTTGCACTTAATACAAATGCTCCTATTTTACCAATATTTATTGGTGGTAAAAATTCAAAAACATTTTATACTATGTCTGTAATCAATAAAACTTTCTCAACACTTTTATTATCCCATGAAATGTTTAAGAAAAAAGCAACAAATATAAATATTAAAATTGGGGAAATAATTCCAAATGAAAATATTAAACCAAAAGGTTTAGAAAAAAAGTATTTAGTGAATTTATACAAAAAACATTTATATGCATTAAAAAAAGGTAAAAAATCTTTCTTTGAAACTCAAAAAGCAATTGCACATCCTCAAAAAAGAGATGATTTAATAAAAGAGTTAAAAAAATCTAAACTTATTGGAGAAACAAAAGATGGTAAAAAAATCTTTCTTTATGATTATGAAGAAGACTCAATTGTATTAAAAGAGTTAGGAAGATTAAGAGAGTTATCTTTTAGAAAAGTTGGAGAAGGAATAAATAAAAAAAGAGATACAGATAAATACGATATCTATTATCAGCATATTATTTTATGGGATGAAAATGATTTAGAAATTGTAGGTTCTTATAGAATTGGAAATGGTAAGTTTATAAATGAGCATTTAGGAGTAAAAGGCTTTTACTCTAATTCTTTATTTAAATACAAAAATAGTTTTACACCATATTTAAATGATTCTATTGAATTAGGAAGAAGCTTTGTTCAACCAAAATACTGGGGGACTAGAGCTTTAGACTATCTTTGGTATGGAATTGGTGCTTATTTAAAAAATCATCCTGAGATTAAATATATGTTCGGACCTGTATCTATTTCAGGGAGTTTCCCTAGTGCGGCAAAAGATTTGATAATTTTCTACTATTCTCACTATTTTTCTTCTAAAGAACAAATGATTGAAGCAAAAATCCCATATCAATACTCTTCTCATATTCAAGACTTAAAAGAGATATTTAACTCAAATGACAAAAAAGAAGACTTTAAAACCTTAAAATCAACTCTAAATAATATAAACACAGCAGTACCAACACTATTTAAACAATATGCTGATATATGTGAAGAAGGTGGAGTAAAGTTTTTAAGCTTTAATGTGGACCCAAACTTTTCAAATTGTGTTGATGGGTTTATTCTTGTAGATGTAAATAAAATAAAAAATAGTGCTAGAAAAAGATATATAGATAAAGATTAA
- a CDS encoding TolC family protein, translating into MSIVFKSIFIFFISILFIACSTKRLDTNIKYPKLPKNFNQKDILIEEKWIKTLKDKQLLEIINKALNNNYELKQLSYDIKIKEQELISSNSLLFPSIDLNASSSKDGDFKGDNNPSSSKVSLDFQYEVDLWNKLSDSSKASNMNLLETKALYKEAKQQLITDVTLLYYEIIESNRLLDLYKKNLKTAENYYELTLSRYKQGISEALDTLLAKNSIYSQQSKITDIKNVKAQAIYKLEQLLGEYPKGKLDINKNLPILNENIKLGIPSEIIERKSSIVASWNALLSKDFTLAYTHKQRLPSLNISASIENIKNDGLPSTWSLISGLTAPIFNAGELKAKEKIAYFELKKAEFEYLNTIYSSFVEIENFIEEEKNLKDEFEILKNSNINAQKALSLSFNQYLKGLVEYTTVLNLQESLYETQASLIQIKKSLIENKINLHKALGGDFLSKEESKE; encoded by the coding sequence ATGAGTATTGTCTTTAAATCAATTTTTATTTTTTTTATTTCTATATTATTTATTGCTTGTAGTACGAAAAGACTTGATACTAATATAAAATATCCAAAACTTCCAAAGAATTTCAATCAAAAAGATATATTAATTGAAGAGAAATGGATAAAAACACTTAAAGATAAACAACTTTTAGAAATAATAAATAAAGCTTTAAATAATAATTATGAATTAAAACAATTATCCTATGATATAAAAATAAAAGAGCAAGAACTAATCTCTTCAAATAGTCTATTATTTCCAAGTATTGACTTAAATGCAAGTAGTTCAAAAGATGGAGACTTTAAAGGAGACAATAATCCAAGTTCTTCAAAAGTTTCTTTAGATTTTCAGTATGAAGTTGATTTATGGAATAAACTTTCAGATTCAAGTAAAGCAAGTAATATGAATCTCCTTGAAACAAAAGCATTATATAAAGAAGCTAAGCAACAACTTATTACAGATGTAACATTATTATATTATGAAATTATAGAATCAAATAGATTACTTGATTTATATAAGAAGAATTTAAAAACAGCAGAAAACTATTATGAGCTAACCCTTTCTAGATATAAACAGGGAATAAGTGAAGCATTAGATACTTTATTAGCTAAAAATAGTATTTATTCTCAACAATCAAAAATCACAGATATTAAAAATGTAAAAGCCCAAGCAATTTATAAATTAGAACAACTCTTAGGCGAATATCCAAAAGGCAAGCTTGATATCAATAAAAACTTACCAATACTTAATGAAAATATTAAACTTGGTATACCTTCTGAAATAATTGAAAGAAAGTCTTCTATAGTCGCTTCCTGGAATGCTTTATTATCAAAAGATTTCACACTTGCATATACCCATAAACAAAGGCTACCTAGCTTAAATATATCTGCTTCTATTGAGAATATTAAAAATGATGGTTTACCTTCTACTTGGTCTTTAATTTCAGGATTAACTGCTCCTATTTTCAATGCAGGAGAGTTAAAAGCAAAAGAAAAAATTGCATACTTTGAACTAAAAAAAGCTGAATTTGAGTATTTAAATACTATTTATAGTTCTTTTGTTGAAATTGAAAATTTCATTGAAGAAGAAAAAAATCTAAAAGATGAATTTGAGATTCTAAAAAATTCAAATATAAATGCTCAAAAAGCTCTTTCTTTATCTTTTAATCAATACTTAAAAGGATTAGTGGAGTATACAACTGTTTTGAACTTACAAGAAAGCCTTTATGAAACACAAGCATCATTAATACAAATAAAAAAATCACTTATTGAAAATAAAATAAATCTTCACAAAGCATTAGGTGGAGATTTTTTGTCTAAAGAAGAATCTAAGGAGTAA